A genome region from Brassica oleracea var. oleracea cultivar TO1000 chromosome C2, BOL, whole genome shotgun sequence includes the following:
- the LOC106324404 gene encoding glutathione S-transferase T3-like has protein sequence MDSYSFSFHSKFVELLSQQTLSFGKNEDSVELSSSQVPFQGSLGTEASNYDGDIAAERRKQQKWTPTDDVVLISSWLNTSNDPVVGNEQKSSGFWKRIAAYFAATATREKTSGQNETGVLKLVHQIFYNYKKRFTLEHTWKELRHDQKWCDLATGKNEGSSKKRKCEDGADSSSSQATCSERPPGVKAAKMSAKKPVVDENTMNEFQKMWTIKQSQVALDRDNVRFGHGLVWTETM, from the exons ATGGATTCTTATTCATTTTCTTTCCACTCAAAGTTTGTTGAACTACTTAGTCAACAAACTCTTTCCTTTGGTAAGAATGAAGATAGTGTTGAACTATCTTCATCACAAGTTCCATTTCAAGGCAGTCTAGGAACCGAAGCTTCAAACTATGACGGAGACATTGCTGCAGAGCGTAGAAAACAACAGAAATGGACACCAACGGATGACGTTGTCCTGATCAGTTCGTGGTTAAACACGAGCAATGATCCGGTGGTTGGCAACGAGCAAAAATCCTCCGGTTTTTGGAAAAGGATTGCTGCCTACTTCGCTGCAA CTGCTACTAGAGAGAAAACAAGCGGCCAGAATGAGACTGGTGTTCTCAAGCTTGTTCATCAAATATTCTACAACTACAAGAAGAGATTTACTCTTGAACACACTTGGAAGGAACTGCGACATGACCAGAAGTGGTGCGACCTTGCTACTGGTAAAAACGAAGGGAGCTCAAAGAAGAGGAAGTGTGAGGACGGTGCAGATTCCTCTAGCTCTCAAGCAACTTGCTCCGAGCGTCCCCCGGGTGTGAAGGCCGCAAAGATGAGTGCTAAGAAGCCGGTGGTAGACGAGAATACTATGAATGAGTTTCAGAAAATGTGGACAATCAAACA GTCACAGGTTGCTTTGGACAGAGACAATGTGAGGTTTGGTCACGGGTTGGTTTGGACAGAGACAATGTGA